The nucleotide window GCATCACCTCATTGTCGGTGACGCTTCTCACCAGTTCGACCACCGCCGCCGGGTGAACAATATAAGGTTCACCGGTATATTTCCGTTGCTGCCCGGCATCGGCGTGGGCTTTAGTGGCATACCGTCGTGCCTGTTCTTCCAGTGTGAGCATTCGCCTTCTCCCGCAGGTAAAATTTCGCTTGCAATTGTATCGTGTGCTATTTATATTTTTAGTCATGACTACCGTTAAAGATGACAAAAAAGCCCAGGACGCGCCACTGTTGCTTGACCAGCAGCTCTGCTTTGCGCTCTATTCCGCCAACCTGGCGCTGCACAAGCTCTACCGCCAGCTGTTAACGCAGCTTGAGATCACCTACCCGCAATATCTGGTGATGCTGGTACTTTGGGAGCGGGATGATGTCACCGTTTCTGATATTGGCGAACGTCTGTTTCTGGACTCCGCCACGCTGACGCCGCTGTTAAAAAGGCTGGAATCAGCCGGGCTGCTTCATCGCCAGCGCTCACGCAAAGATGAGCGGCAGGTGATGGTCACCCTGACAGAGCAGGGCCGTGAGCTGCGCAGTAAAGCCGTAAATATTCCCGATACGGTGTTCTGTGCCACCTCCTGCGACGATGAGACGCTCTCCTCGCTGAAAACGAATCTGGAAAAGCTGCGCGATAACCTGAACAGTTAAGCGCTGGCTGCTAAATTAAAAAGAGTTCAGTCTATAAGATAAGTAGCGCGCGATTAAATCGCACAACAAACTAATCAGGAGTCTCATTATGTCTTTAGAAAAAGTTGTTTATACCGCAAAAGCCAAAGCCACCGGCGGCCGTGATGGTCGTGCAACCTCTTCCGACAACGTGCTGGACGTCAAGCTGGGCGTGCCAAAAGAGATGGGCGGCGCAGGCGGCGAAGCCACTAACCCGGAGCAGCTGTTTGCCGCCGGTTATTCTGCCTGCTTCCTGGGCGCGATGAAGTTTGTAGCGGGCCGCGACAAAATCTCTCTGCCAAAAGAGGCGTTTATTGAAGGCGAAGTGGGTATTGGCCCGATTCCGACCGGTTTCAGTATCGAAGTGAAACTGAACATCCACCTGGAAGGTATGGATCCGGCAGAAGCGCAAAAGCTGGTCGATGCGGCACACATTGTCTGCCCATACTCCAACGCCACCCGCGGCAACATTGATGTGACGCTGAATATCATCAACTAAGTTCCTCTTTCCCTTTCCGCAAGGGAAGGGCGACGAGCACCGCCAGCCACCGTTCACTCCGGTGGCTGGATCTACTGACACTACCCTTCTGTAACGAAAATGCAGCGTCTGTCCCGACGGCGTCACCTGCCCGCAGATCGCCCTTCTGCCATGAAAAGGCAGATCTGCCTCTCTGCATGGCCCTTCTTTTCGTCACAGTATCGTTACGTTTGCGAACATAATAAATCCGTGTTGCACCTCGTATATTCACCGCAGACGATTACGCTTACTTAGCAAACTAATGACTCACCCAGCCCGGACAACCTTCTCAGGAGAGAAACATGCTTAAATCCCGTATTGCAGCCCTGCTGCTCGGCACGCTGCTGGTCAGCGGCAGCACCTTTGCTGCAGAGACCACCATCAAACCTACCCGTGGCACCATTGACTCAGTAAGCGATTCTGCAATGCAGATCACCACCCGCCAGGGCGACAAGCTGGATGTGAAAAT belongs to Erwinia pyri and includes:
- a CDS encoding organic hydroperoxide resistance protein — translated: MSLEKVVYTAKAKATGGRDGRATSSDNVLDVKLGVPKEMGGAGGEATNPEQLFAAGYSACFLGAMKFVAGRDKISLPKEAFIEGEVGIGPIPTGFSIEVKLNIHLEGMDPAEAQKLVDAAHIVCPYSNATRGNIDVTLNIIN
- a CDS encoding MarR family winged helix-turn-helix transcriptional regulator, giving the protein MTTVKDDKKAQDAPLLLDQQLCFALYSANLALHKLYRQLLTQLEITYPQYLVMLVLWERDDVTVSDIGERLFLDSATLTPLLKRLESAGLLHRQRSRKDERQVMVTLTEQGRELRSKAVNIPDTVFCATSCDDETLSSLKTNLEKLRDNLNS